A single region of the Halichondria panicea chromosome 10, odHalPani1.1, whole genome shotgun sequence genome encodes:
- the LOC135343336 gene encoding receptor-type tyrosine-protein phosphatase zeta-like isoform X1 yields MIHCTLPSDPPPVLSLMTTATDPAFESSVNLTCMSDGNQTNFIWRKNDIEFTNDGPSNSVYTIPSVSATDGGVYECGVACQNTINIFSNKSTITTMPNIVQLLPVGGNSSVMEGEMITLSCKVEGWPVPEVMWLNLSSSVTASVSSMANYSIMSITQDQEGVYQCKATNIRGTVARNHSVSVSTGITSTAAVFTSSHTLNTTGSDSSQTDKNANMDATTTGNILHLVQVPFILLLVLSCVLSVGVVVLLFLMGCLCCKRVKARRPSDEISLLPGSNGERREDEGEVGYGNLETAKPSTVTTAFKDDPPQSRTPPEHRTEKAKQTERRSSPKVGKKKKSKSPDKELLISLDSADEEERQQKRRSGSGKRSEVNETTPAVESPLSQDNSGDKVLPAEKEAVPSEEAVTGEGAVPGEESGVTMVWGDDSSQEDKKEWESIPVDDQSDEASRVTALTERAKKLGRTVSFVELLTRSHPLNAEQINDLVYNPEHYTKTHPLLDEYKSVPSNSAKLMDLLPQEKAKNRYRNVLPNAHSRVHLSDLGEPGSTYINANYIRGYDDRERAYIASQGPTFDTMSDFWRMVWEQEVSVVIMITGLIERGVNKCAQYWPEVKEENPTQYGRFAVKNNFDEKKSIGVISYLTLISEEGKEREIHHFWYTNWPDFGVPKETGSILALQQTVGDYCHDNDKPLLVHCSAGLGRTGTYIAIDMGISQFEKEGKVDPLKYICEMRQDRGGIIQTPEQYLFVHNTLADHMTATD; encoded by the exons AtgatacactgtacactccCTTCAGATCCACCTCCTGTCCTGTCACTAATGACAACAGCCACAGACCCTGCTTTCGAGTCTAGTGTGAACTTGAC GTGTATGTCTGATGGGAACCAGACTAACTTCATCTGGAGAAAAAACGATATAGAATTCACAAACGATGGTCCAAG TAACTCTGTTTATACCATCCCCTCTGTCTCTGCTACTGATGGAGGTGTCTATGAATGCGGGGTTGCTTGTCAAAATACTATAAATATCTTCTCAAACAAATCAACCATCACAA CTATGCCAAACATCGTTCAGCTCCTTCCTGTTGGTGGGAACAGCTCAGTGATGGAGGGGGAGATGATAACTCTCAGTTGCAAGGTTGAAGGATGGCCTGTCCCGGAAGTCATG TGGCTGAATCTGAGTTCCTCTGTCACAGCCAGTGTGTCATCAATGGCCAACTACAGTATTATGTCCATCACTCAGGATCAGGAGGGAGTCTACCAATGCAAGGCTACCAATATCAGGGGAACTGTCGCTAGGAACCACTCTGTATCTGTTAGTACAG gAATTACAAGCACAGCTGCAG TATTCacttcctcccacacactaAATACTACAGGCAGTGACAGTTCACAGACTGACAAGAATGCTAACATGGATGCCACAACTACTGGCAACATATTGCATCTAGTACAAGTGCCCTTCATCTTACTGTTAGTACTCAGCTGTGTTCTCAGTGTGGGAGTGGTGGTCCTGCTGTTCCTAATGGGATG CCTGTGTTGCAAGAGGGTCAAAGCACGTCGTCCATCAGATGAAATTTCTCTTCTCCCGGGGTCCAATGGGGAGAGACGTGAGGACGAGGGGGAGGTGGGCTATGGGAACTTGGAGACTGCCAAACCATCCACTGTCACTACTGCGTTTAAG GatgaccccccacagtcgAGAACCCCCCCTGAACATAGGACGGAGAAGGCAAAGCAAACAGAACG CCGAAGCAGCCCTAAAGTAGGGAAGAAAAAGAAGAGTAAAAGTCCGGACAAGGAGCTGCTCATTTCATTGGACAGTGCCGATGAGGAAGAGAGGCAACAAAAGAGGAGAAGTGGCTCTGGGAAGAGGTCAGAGGTAAATGAGACCACCCCGGCAGTGGAGAGCCCTCTCTCCCAGGACAACAGTGGGGACAAG GTACTGCCGGCAGAGAAGGAGGCGGTGCCTAGTGAGGAGGCGGTGACTGGTGAGGGGGCAGTGCCTGGTGAGGAGAGTGGAGTGACGATGGTGTGGGGGGATGACTCATCTCAGGAGGACAAGAAAGAGTGGGAGAGCATACCAGTGGACGACCAATCGGATGAGGCCTCCAG AGTAACTGCTTTAACCGAGAGAGCCAAGAAACTGGGCAGGACTGTGTCTTTTGTTGAGCTGCTCACACGTTCACATCCCCTCAACGCTGAGCAAATCAACGATCTGGTCTACAACCCAGAGCACTACACTAAAACCCACCCCTTACTGGACGAGTACAAG TCTGTCCCCAGTAACTCTGCCAAACTGATGGACCTCCTCCCTCAAGAGAAGGCTAAGAACAGATACAGAAATGTCCTACCGA ATGCTCATTCCCGAGTGCACCTCTCTGATCTCGGTGAGCCTGGCTCTACCTACATCAACGCTAACTACATTAGG GGCTATGATGACAGAGAGAGGGCGTACATCGCCTCACAAG GTCCAACATTTGACACAATGAGCGACTTTTGGAGGATGGTTTGGGAACAGGAAGTGAGTGTGGTCATCATGATCACAGGGCTCATTGAGAGAGGCGTG aacaagtGTGCCCAGTACTGGCCCGAAGTGAAAGAGGAAAACCCA ACGCAGTACGGAAGATTTGCAGTGAAGAATAATTTTGACGAGAAGAAATCTATTGGTGTCATCTCCTATCTCACTCTCATCAGCGAG GAGGGCAAAGAGAGGGAAATACATCACTTCTGGTATACCAACTGGCCTGATTTTG GTGTTCCCAAAGAGACTGGTTCCATATTGGCACTGCAACAGACGGTGGGGGATTATTGCCACGACAATGACAAGCCTCTCCTTGTTCATTGCAG CGCTGGACTCGGACGAACTGGAACGTACATTGCAATCGACATGGGAATTTCTCAG TTTGAGAAGGAAGGCAAAGTGGACCCACTGAAATACATCTGTGAGATGCGGCAAGATAGGGGTGGGATCATTCAAACACCT
- the LOC135343336 gene encoding receptor-type tyrosine-protein phosphatase zeta-like isoform X2 — MIHCTLPSDPPPVLSLMTTATDPAFESSVNLTCMSDGNQTNFIWRKNDIEFTNDGPSNSVYTIPSVSATDGGVYECGVACQNTINIFSNKSTITTMPNIVQLLPVGGNSSVMEGEMITLSCKVEGWPVPEVMWLNLSSSVTASVSSMANYSIMSITQDQEGVYQCKATNIRGTVARNHSVSVSTGITSTAAGSDSSQTDKNANMDATTTGNILHLVQVPFILLLVLSCVLSVGVVVLLFLMGCLCCKRVKARRPSDEISLLPGSNGERREDEGEVGYGNLETAKPSTVTTAFKDDPPQSRTPPEHRTEKAKQTERRSSPKVGKKKKSKSPDKELLISLDSADEEERQQKRRSGSGKRSEVNETTPAVESPLSQDNSGDKVLPAEKEAVPSEEAVTGEGAVPGEESGVTMVWGDDSSQEDKKEWESIPVDDQSDEASRVTALTERAKKLGRTVSFVELLTRSHPLNAEQINDLVYNPEHYTKTHPLLDEYKSVPSNSAKLMDLLPQEKAKNRYRNVLPNAHSRVHLSDLGEPGSTYINANYIRGYDDRERAYIASQGPTFDTMSDFWRMVWEQEVSVVIMITGLIERGVNKCAQYWPEVKEENPTQYGRFAVKNNFDEKKSIGVISYLTLISEEGKEREIHHFWYTNWPDFGVPKETGSILALQQTVGDYCHDNDKPLLVHCSAGLGRTGTYIAIDMGISQFEKEGKVDPLKYICEMRQDRGGIIQTPEQYLFVHNTLADHMTATD, encoded by the exons AtgatacactgtacactccCTTCAGATCCACCTCCTGTCCTGTCACTAATGACAACAGCCACAGACCCTGCTTTCGAGTCTAGTGTGAACTTGAC GTGTATGTCTGATGGGAACCAGACTAACTTCATCTGGAGAAAAAACGATATAGAATTCACAAACGATGGTCCAAG TAACTCTGTTTATACCATCCCCTCTGTCTCTGCTACTGATGGAGGTGTCTATGAATGCGGGGTTGCTTGTCAAAATACTATAAATATCTTCTCAAACAAATCAACCATCACAA CTATGCCAAACATCGTTCAGCTCCTTCCTGTTGGTGGGAACAGCTCAGTGATGGAGGGGGAGATGATAACTCTCAGTTGCAAGGTTGAAGGATGGCCTGTCCCGGAAGTCATG TGGCTGAATCTGAGTTCCTCTGTCACAGCCAGTGTGTCATCAATGGCCAACTACAGTATTATGTCCATCACTCAGGATCAGGAGGGAGTCTACCAATGCAAGGCTACCAATATCAGGGGAACTGTCGCTAGGAACCACTCTGTATCTGTTAGTACAG gAATTACAAGCACAGCTGCAG GCAGTGACAGTTCACAGACTGACAAGAATGCTAACATGGATGCCACAACTACTGGCAACATATTGCATCTAGTACAAGTGCCCTTCATCTTACTGTTAGTACTCAGCTGTGTTCTCAGTGTGGGAGTGGTGGTCCTGCTGTTCCTAATGGGATG CCTGTGTTGCAAGAGGGTCAAAGCACGTCGTCCATCAGATGAAATTTCTCTTCTCCCGGGGTCCAATGGGGAGAGACGTGAGGACGAGGGGGAGGTGGGCTATGGGAACTTGGAGACTGCCAAACCATCCACTGTCACTACTGCGTTTAAG GatgaccccccacagtcgAGAACCCCCCCTGAACATAGGACGGAGAAGGCAAAGCAAACAGAACG CCGAAGCAGCCCTAAAGTAGGGAAGAAAAAGAAGAGTAAAAGTCCGGACAAGGAGCTGCTCATTTCATTGGACAGTGCCGATGAGGAAGAGAGGCAACAAAAGAGGAGAAGTGGCTCTGGGAAGAGGTCAGAGGTAAATGAGACCACCCCGGCAGTGGAGAGCCCTCTCTCCCAGGACAACAGTGGGGACAAG GTACTGCCGGCAGAGAAGGAGGCGGTGCCTAGTGAGGAGGCGGTGACTGGTGAGGGGGCAGTGCCTGGTGAGGAGAGTGGAGTGACGATGGTGTGGGGGGATGACTCATCTCAGGAGGACAAGAAAGAGTGGGAGAGCATACCAGTGGACGACCAATCGGATGAGGCCTCCAG AGTAACTGCTTTAACCGAGAGAGCCAAGAAACTGGGCAGGACTGTGTCTTTTGTTGAGCTGCTCACACGTTCACATCCCCTCAACGCTGAGCAAATCAACGATCTGGTCTACAACCCAGAGCACTACACTAAAACCCACCCCTTACTGGACGAGTACAAG TCTGTCCCCAGTAACTCTGCCAAACTGATGGACCTCCTCCCTCAAGAGAAGGCTAAGAACAGATACAGAAATGTCCTACCGA ATGCTCATTCCCGAGTGCACCTCTCTGATCTCGGTGAGCCTGGCTCTACCTACATCAACGCTAACTACATTAGG GGCTATGATGACAGAGAGAGGGCGTACATCGCCTCACAAG GTCCAACATTTGACACAATGAGCGACTTTTGGAGGATGGTTTGGGAACAGGAAGTGAGTGTGGTCATCATGATCACAGGGCTCATTGAGAGAGGCGTG aacaagtGTGCCCAGTACTGGCCCGAAGTGAAAGAGGAAAACCCA ACGCAGTACGGAAGATTTGCAGTGAAGAATAATTTTGACGAGAAGAAATCTATTGGTGTCATCTCCTATCTCACTCTCATCAGCGAG GAGGGCAAAGAGAGGGAAATACATCACTTCTGGTATACCAACTGGCCTGATTTTG GTGTTCCCAAAGAGACTGGTTCCATATTGGCACTGCAACAGACGGTGGGGGATTATTGCCACGACAATGACAAGCCTCTCCTTGTTCATTGCAG CGCTGGACTCGGACGAACTGGAACGTACATTGCAATCGACATGGGAATTTCTCAG TTTGAGAAGGAAGGCAAAGTGGACCCACTGAAATACATCTGTGAGATGCGGCAAGATAGGGGTGGGATCATTCAAACACCT
- the LOC135343340 gene encoding lachesin-like — MLQIIRLQSSDGGVYRCSAVTDLPCTTMQSDETVVNTAPTVSLSPSSNISAVVGDNVEITCDVEGWPTPSLSWRKATTSNTVIEISQNPVLVIDSATTADSEQYSCVADNGFTDQDAIMTQTITITIATVTDPVTLAPTDVTLGAVDSANNLGGPVIRPTENGFYIAIAVTTFVCLFLTGTTIFSVTIWCYKKRKSEREAEYQEEEESNTDLQTIETSLMY; from the exons ATGTTACAGATCATTCGTCTGCAAAGTAGCGATGGGGGAGTGTACAGATGCAGTGCAGTGACTGACCTCCCATGCACTACAATGCAATCTGACGAAACAGTGGTCAACA CGGCCCCGACAGTGAGTTTGAGTCCATCAAGTAACATCTCTGCCGTTGTGGGAGACAATGTAGAAATCACCTGCGACGTTGAAGGATGGCCTACTCCATCACTTAGT TGGAGGAAAGCTACTACTAGTAATACAGTGATAGAGATCAGTCAAAATCCTGTGCTAGTGATTGACTCGGCAACAACTGCCGACAGTGAGCAATATTCATGTGTTGCAGACAATGGTTTTACGGACCAAGATGCAATAATGACACAAACCATCACCATCACTATAGCTACTG TAACTGATCCAGTCACTCTCGCTCCAACAGATGTAACTCTC ggTGCCGTAGACAGTGCTAACAACTTGGGAGGACCAGTAATAA GACCAACAGAGAATGGATTCTACATTGCTATTGCTGTGACGACTTTTGTATGCCTCTTTCTAACAGGCACTACAATCTTTTCAGTCACAATATG GTGTTACAAGAAGCGTAAATCTGAGAGGGAGGCGGAGTACCAGGAGGAGGAAGAGAGCAACACTGACTTGCAGACAATCGAAACAAGTCTAATGTACTGA
- the LOC135343339 gene encoding F-actin-monooxygenase mical1-like, translating to MAMSKPTSSVEQLFTKFCNSISFPEIQQLFDEICTQLGVDPNQQDGFYPAIKQSLKHWKATSLFQLLDDRSSLPEYEGGSVCAGRRVLVVGAGPVGLRGAIELAMLGAKVDLVEKRTEFTRNNCLHLWPFCITDLRNLGAKVLYSRFAYGTLEHISTKFLQSILLKISLLLGVKVHRGVSFDEIVEPTETGAGWRVTTTPQIASLSSYDFDAIIAADGNKRTLPGFRSRVFRPKLALGITINFVNNNTAKDSAVKELGGLSVMQCSDTFATLTTDHGIELENIIYFKNETHYFVMTAKKASLINKGVIKKDSKDVQELLKRSNVCNEALADFADEAATSCSGLQNPEIVRNHRGEKDVALFDFTTMHESENASRIVERRGKKLLLCVAGDTLLQPFWPSGTGCNRGFLGVFDAAWMFRGLCSEGADPIKLLEERESILTIFPQIFAHTLQKDIAHYSINPKTRYRGLNLIKPRMDVTQLYDSDSHPATASMPMVGRVGFEEIGVSHDSSDSEEERLSTEN from the exons ATGGCAATGAGCAAACCAACATCTTCAGTGGAGCAACTTTTCACCAAGTTCTGTAACAGTATAAGCTTCCCAGAGATCCAGCAGCTATTCGATGAGATCTGTACCCAGCTAGGAGTGGACCCCAACCAGCAAGACGGGTTCTACCCTGCAATAAAACAGTCGCTCAAACATTGGAAGGCAACGTCGCTCTTCCAGTTGCTGGATGATCGATCATCTCTGCCGGAGTACGAgggagggagtgtgtgtgctGGTAGGAGAGTGCTGGTGGTGGGGGCAGGTCCAGTGGGTCTCCGTGGAGCCATTGAGTTAGCAATGCTCGGGGCAAAGGTCGACCTCGTAGAGAAGAGGACAGAATTCACTCGTAATAACTGCCTCCATCTTTGGCCGTTCTGCATCACTGACTTGCGTAACCTTGGAGCGAAAGTCCTCTACTCAAGATTTGCCTATGGGACACTTGAGCACATCA GTACAAAGTTTCTTCAGAGCATATTGCTCAAGATCAGTCTTCTGTTGGGAGTTAAAGTGCACAGGGGAGTTTCCTTTGACGAAATTGTGGAGCCGACTGAAACTGGTGCTGGCTGGAGAGTGACTACGACCCCTCAAATAGCTTCTCTCTCTTCTTATGACTTTGATGCCATTATTGCTGCTGACGGGAACAAACGTACACTACCCGGATTTCGATCACGTGTTTTCCGGCCCAAACTCGCTCTCGGGATCACTATTAACTTTGTGAACAACAATACGGCAAAGGATAGTGCCGTGAAGGAACTGGGTGGTCTATCAGTGATGCAATGTTCTGACACCTTCGCCACTCTTACAACAGATCATGGAATTGAGCTGGAGAATATCATCTACTTCAAAAATGAGACTCACTATTTTGTAATGACTGCCAAGAAAGCAAGCCTTATAAACAAAGGTGTCATAAAGAAG GACAGTAAAGATGTTCAAGAGCTGCTAAAAAGAAGCAATGTCTGTAACGAAGCTCTGGCAGACTTTGCTGACGAGGCAGCCACCTCTTGCTCGGGTCTGCAAAACCCAGAGATTGTGAGGAATCATCGAGGTGAAAAAGACGTTGCTCTGTTTGACTTCACAACCATGCACGAGTCTGAGAATGCCTCGAGAATTGTTGAGAGGAGGGGAAAGAAATTGCTTCTCTGTGTGGCTGGAGACACTCTCCTGCAG CCATTCTGGCCATCAGGGACAGGCTGTAATAGAGGGTTTCTCGGTGTGTTCGATGCAGCCTGGATGTTCAGAGGGCTCTGTTCTGAAGGGGCCGACCCTATTAAGCTACTGGAGGAAAGAGAGTCTATTCTGACCATTTTCCCACAGATATTCGCCCACACTCTACAGAAGGATATTGCTCACTATAGCATCAATCCTAAGACACGTTACAGAGGACTGAATCTCATCAAACCTCGCATGGATGTGACCCAGCTCTATGACAGTGACTCTCATCCTGCAACTGCATCTATGCCAATGGTGGGACGAGTTG GTTTTGAAGAGATTGGTGTCTCTCATGACAGCTCGGATTCCGAAGAAGAAAGGTTATCTACTGAGAATTAA